The genomic interval TTTGGTTAAGATTTTACTGACTTTTTGTTTAGGATTTGGGGCCTTGATTATAAAATAGGCATACAGATTGAGTATCTTTTATccagaatgcttgggaccagaggtgttttcaatttagggtttgttttgttttgttgtttttgaatacctgtatttgcatatatatataaaatgagctATCTTGAAGATCGtagccaagtctaaacacaaaaattcatttatctttcatatacaccttatgcacatagcctgaaacctaactttagacaatatttttaataattttgtgaatgaaatgaagtttgtgtacattgaaccatcagaaagccaagATGTCAGTATCTCGGTCAtttatgaaaaacattttttaaagtatttcagatttcagaattccagagaagggagactcaacctatatataAGTAATTGCTATTGTCGTAATGATAAATATCACTCCTAAAAAAGTTCTTAAATTGTATTTTCTTGCAGGAGATAATGGCTTTTCACAGACAGCAACATATTATAATCCTGATCAACTACCTCCAGAGAATTCTTCATTTATGGAACGAAATTTCATCTGTAGATTACGTTGTCTACTGGATAATTCATCTGGGTTCTTAGTgagtacacacatacataagAGTACAATTCAGACTTAACAGGAAGCTTTGAATTCCCATTATAAATAACGATACCTGGTGTCTTGGGTTTGTACATTACCTGTTTGCTCTGCTTCCTTAACTACTCCTACAGATTTAAAGGGGAAATGTTTTAAAGCTTCCACTTTAGATTTGGATTAAACTACCATTTCCTGCCATGATTGAACACAGCAAAATATATgcgcaaaggaatcttgtagcacctttgaaactaaccgaaagaaagaagctggtagcatgacctATTgaagacttgagtctacttcctcaggtgcaacATGGTTTGTTCAAATCATGGCTGATTTATAACAAAGTAGGATCTGAAAGGTTGAGTATCTAAAAGGTTGAGTATCAGGATCTGAAAATATGATCTCATCCTGATTTATTGTAAAGTACAAACATAGAACAGAGAATCACAGGCTTTTTGCAGACTGAAAGTGGAAGGTTTAAGCTGATTTCCTAtaaggaaaagatggaaaaaaattGATGAAATGCATGTGGCCCAAAAGCTTTCTCTTCCCATAATGGGAAATCATGGATTCTTtatatatttctctcttttttcagtTTGAGTAATTGTCATATCTAATTCATTGTCATACCTAATTTTACATGATTGTAAAAAATCGTATAACTTCCCGACTTTGGCCCTAAAATTCCAGAAGTGTTTGAATTTTctagtacagtatatgcatttgattgttttaaaaccAAGTACTTTTTTGCAGTAACACTGAAGCTCTAATGTAGCTTTTTCCAAAACCAAAAGCTAATGAGACACATTAGCTACTGTGGTCCACTTCAGCAATGCCTCGCTTATTTGAATGTCTTGCTCTCTGGTCCCAATCTTCCCCATCTGGGAAGGAAATGCaccaacttttttaaaaatagaagtctGTACAGTCTGTCTACCACTGGAATCCAGATCTTcaccagacttttaaaaacatgaaaaattatTATAGCTGTCCCATTTTTAAATATGAATAGACTTCACCATACCGACTGTGATCCGGGTCCACCGAGTGTTTAGTTCAACAAGGAGATGGAATACTAAGGGCCACATTTCAAAGCCACACTACCCAATTTCTATCAGTGTATTTCTATCAGTGTGCTTTTTTTGGGGTGAGGGTAGAGAATTAAGATCTTTGTAATGGTTGTTTAATGCTGCACATGTTAGCAGTAAAGAACTCTGTTAGTAATGCCTCTTCTATTAGTAGGACAATCAACAGATTTCAGATCTTTGTATAAAAGATGCCAgtgtagaaaacaaaaatagtagaAGTTACCTTTTTTATAAATTATGTTTGAAGGGAgagttgggccggggtcttgtggggcttgttgtatttattgttgtatactgtattaactctgctgttacccgcctcaatcctcaaagcggaagaggcaggatataaataaatattattattattattattattattattattattattattattattatcatctatcTGTGGATTGTTCATATAATGCACAACAATATGTATTTTCTTAATTCTTCATTTTTTATGAATAAGTGTTTAAAGTTCGGCATTCCTCAACAGTTTTGGTTCATATATAAATAGCTgatgaaattattatttataagtgaaattaaaaatatataatctcTGTTATCTACAGTTACATCTAAGCAAAAATTAATATCATGTATATTCCTCCTCCAAAGGCCATGAATTTTCAAGGGAGATTAAAGTTTCTCCATGGACAGAATAAAAAGGGGAAGGATGGAGCTGCTCTGTCTCCGCAGCTGGCTTTGTTTGCAGTGGCTACTCCACTGCAACCTCCATCCATTCTTGAAATACGTACCAAAAACTTCATCTTCAGAACTAAGCACAAGCTGGACTTCACACCTATAGGATGTGACGCAAAGTAAGTGCATCATCCATGTATGATAATTTCCCCTATATACTTCAAATAAAATTGCATAGGGTAGCTTgtacattttaaacaaagaagggtagaattcagagacttgGGGGTGAAATAGACCAGTGGAAAGGGCGGCTTGAAGCAGCCCCtcccaaagacagattggggcttcAGTGAACacataccatggccccaatctgccttgaaaccATCTGAAAAAGGATTGGCAAAGATGTCAGTCCCCCACattagatagcttaagaagcacttaGGCGTGGAGCAGATGGCCAGGAAAGAGTAGCCACTGGCAACAATGAGGCCAGGACTGTGATGTCCACAGCACCCGCTcccaaaattcatttattttctttaatgtttctGGTAAGGATGTAAGATATTTTGTATGGAGGTAGGTGGAAAGGAGTATTTGATTATAGTTGTTAGTTGGCTGTTGGctagtgtttgttgtttttgcttattTGGTTTTTGTAATGAATTCTGTTTTTGGGGGGGTATGATGATGCCCTAAAATTTTAGAGCATGATTAgggggatttattattatttctgtcttGGGCTGTGGAAATGTGCcataaaatattctaaataatatCTCTTGCAGAGGACGAATTGTGTTGGGTTACACAGAAGCAGAACTGTGCATGAGAGGAACAGGATACCAGTTTATTCATGCAGCCGACATGCTCTATTGTGCTGAGAAACATGTCCGAAGTAAGAGCTATCTTGTGTTGAGCCCATTGCATAAAAAATATGCACcaaaataaattctgaaatgTATCTTAAGATACTCTTTCCACTTTTTCTAATAAGGGCTTTCTTCTAGACATTTCCTTCTACTAAACAAGCGAGGTTATGTTTGCAGAAGCAGTATTTTAATATTCCCATATGGAATCCTTTAGCTTGAGCCTCCATGTTCCTGTTAAATCTTGCTCTTTGCACTTCCTTTTCTCTGCCTTCCTTGCTGCTAATTCAGCAATTTTCTCAGGCAGATTTACTGCTTCTAAGAGAGTTTTTCCCCCAAAGTCTAAATTTAGAATGTGTTCTGACCTTGATCTACTTGGTCTACTTTTTATCAGAATCTTTATGTCACACTTTTGGTGAAAGTGTGTGCTTTTTCCTTGATCTGTAGCATGCTTTAGAATTCACTGATACTATTTTTCTTGCCTTTGCTTAGGAAAAGTAACTGCAGTGCCCTTTGTTCTAGGAAACAACTGTAACTGAAAAAATTAAACTACTTGAGAGCTCAGTTATTGACTTTGTGGGTTCCAAGGAATTGTATCTCTCTGCTTTAGCAATGTTACATTTCTACTAATATGATACAGAACTCTGCCTGTTACCCTGAAAATAAGCAGATCATGCATTTTTAAAGCTTTAGGAGACTCACAAATATTAGCATTATTAGCTTGTGGATCACGCCCTGTGTAATATAACAAAGATAACTTATGGATTATTAAACTTTATATATGAGCATAAACTTTAGACTGTCAGACTTAACTGGGAAAAGTTAAGcacatttttctattttaattttctagTGATAAAGACTGGAGAAAGTGGTATGACTGTTTTTAGACTACTTACCAAGGAAAACCGTTGGGCCTGGGTTCAAGCAAATGCACGCCTGGTTTACAAAAATGGGAGACCAGATTATATCATTGCAACTCAGAGACCTCTTACGTAAGTGGCTACCGACCAGATCTTGCAGACTCCATTTTTGTAAATAAGATTAGCTAGTATAATATATCTACCGAAGATTAATAGTTATAGTTGTCATATCTTACTGGAAGAGAAGTAGGATAAATACCGAAAAAAAAGTTACTTAAGCAACTTTgtttctctccccactcccatCTCAGCTAAAACATGACTTTTTGCATTAATTTATAGGACTGGCAtagtttgttgtttgttctgtGTGCCTGTCTATGGAAGAAGGATTTGATTCTTAACTATCTCACCCTAAAATTTTACTAGTGTTTGGGTTTGAAATCATGTATGCTTCAGAAATTAtattgcacgcacacacacattgttcACCTTCTGACACACAGCCTAGCTACAACCAAATCTGTTATTTTGAAAGTCCTAACTGTTTTCCCCATCAGTTGCTTCTCAGGtctgttcaagtatttgaaaTAGTCTATTATAGCATTAAAATAAATCCTAGCCATTTTACTCTTGTGCAATTACAACAGTTAACATTCTGCTTTTGGTATTTTGAAATTCAGAGATGAAGAAGGGGCTGAGCACTTACGGAAGCGAAACATGGAGCTGCCCTTCATGTTCGCTACAGGTGAGGCCGTGTTATATGAAGTGACGTTTCCCCAGCTTGGCTTAATGGATTCTTCTCAGGCAAAGGTTAAAAGTGGCATtggaaaaggagctgcttccaaGACTGCACTGCGCAAAGAATCTGTTGATCCCAGTTCACTTCTGGGGGCAATGTTGCAGCAGGATGAATCTGTGTATCTCTGCCCACCTGCTTCAAATAAAATCTCCTTTGAAAGGAATCTTTTTGTGGACACCAGGGATGAACTGGATAATGTAATGGCCAGTGATTGGCAGGAAAATATTTTGCCAGTGAGGAATAACAGCATCCTCAAACAAGAACAGACTGAGTGCCCCCAGGAAAATAATTTAATGCTTCCTGAAGACAGTATGGGTATTTTTCaggataacaaaaataatgaactgtACAACATCATGAAAACTCTAGGTGTTGACTTTGAAGATATAAAAAGTTTTCAGCAAGATGAAGACTTTTTTAAGAATGAACTGTCTGGTGTGGATGACATTAGAGACATTGATATAACTGATGAAATCTTGACCTATGTTCAAGAGTCCTTAAATAAGACTGACCTATTGTACTCAGgttgccagcagcagcagcccatggTTCAGAACTTGGCCTGTTTAATGCAGCAGCAAGCAGAGCATCAGCAACTGGACCATCAGCAGAAACAATCTGTGGTGGAACAACATCAGCATCAGCAACAACTAtgtcagaaaatgaaatgcatgcagGTCAATGGGATGTTCACAAACTGGAATTCTGTCAGCAGCATGTCCCTGAATCCTTCACAGCAACAGACACAGCCATATGTGTTTTCCAGCATGCAAGAAATAACTCAGGAGTTCCCTTACAAATCTGAAGTCAATGCAGCAACCTATGCATGTAGGCAGGAGTTTATTCCCTACAAGCAGCCCACCAGCATGGTTTCACAGCTTTCAGATTTTACGCAGATAGACTTCCCAGTAGGAAGTTTTGACCGATCAACTTATTCCAGCTCTTCTGGCTTAGAGGATTTTCTCAATTGCTTGCAACAAGTCCCTGAAAGTCAGGCCTGTGGAATAAACTCTCAACAAGTTATAGTAACCCCTCAGACGTGCTATGCTGGTGCTGTGTCAATGTACCAGTGTGTATCTGAAACTCAGCCAAACTGTACAGAACAAATGCAGTACAATCCTGTGGTATCAGGACAGCAAGCATTGTTAAGCAAGGTATGGAACATACATTTCTAAAGTAGTATTTTGGTGTTTTTGACTTGTGAATATTGTCTGGCTGGTTTTGCATGCAACAAGAAACATGAATTGTAGAAAATTTTGGTTTGTGATTTACAAGTCGTATGTTGGGGCATGCTCCCTGGCTCTTCCTGCCATCAACAGCAGCTTAACTAATTGGAAATTAACCAGAAAGTAAAAGTTTAGTATTACATCAAAACTGAGAGTTCTGGTTTTTGATTCTGGTTTGTCAAGTGAGAGACAAACCAGGAGGATCAGTTTGGCTGCAAAGCTAAGGTTTTCATTTCTGGTGAATGTCTGGTTAAATTAGCTTCCCCCATTGGTGGGCAGAGCCAAGAGGGAACAGTATGGCATGTTGGTGATAATAAGAAGCCTGGATTCTTTGCAATTCTGCCTGACTGTTACCATGAAAAGCTGTTTTTGTCAGTGTTCCAAGAGTCTCTGttattaactgcttttaattttaacctGAGTCATTCTTTTTATACAATTGTTAAATTATATTTCAGGGGTCATTTGTGGGATTATTCTGAGAAGTACTTAGCtggaattgtttgtttgttttcctgttcGTCTGCTCCAGTATTTATATTCTTCAATAGGCTATTAATTCTTTAATTTAAATGTAGTATCTCTGTACTTCACAACTTAGCTCATGGTCCTCATGGTGGCAGAGATGTGCTttaatatttgatttattttcttcTCAGTCTCCTTAGTATCCTCACCTTCTTTTAGATCATTGGCATTGTGTAATTATACTTGGATGAtctgaaattatatttattttttcttgaagAATCTCAAGTCACCATTTTCAATCAATTCTAAAATTCTTATGAAAGTGTATATGGACTTCTACCTTTATtatcaaaggcacacaacaatgtttttataaatattttgtcCTCACTTTCAACAGAAAATAAATTAAGGCATATTAGCAGATAAAAGTATTCAATGAATGTTTAAGGACAAACCTAATTAATATTTGGCAtagtattaattttaaaacagtattgaATGCAGTATATTGTTAGAAAGAGGGGTTTAAACCATATTTGTATCTATGTGACCATGCTTTCAACTTGTTTAATGATGTCGGATTAGTTTCAAAGACTTGCTAAACAATATGTTGGTCATAGAAGGGCAATCGTAGTGCTAGTCTTCAAATTATTTGTTAATGATCGGAAATGtcatgggaaagaaaaggaattctTCTTTTAAGTGACTTTTTATATGAATTTGTGACTAACAATAGTAAGTGAATGTAGGTCTAGTGACCAAACTTGGTGACAGTATCTCTCTGTTTACTGTATACTGTCATAAGGATTTATCTGAAAGAGCCACTGTATTGAGAATCTTGCCTTAAGATTAGGCTTGGAAGTTATGACCTTTAGATCATATTAGCCTCCATAATTCTAGTACCATTACTATACAGCACACAAAAGTAGTGACATTTATTTGCTATGATAAAAGATAAACTTTAGATCAGGAAAGGGCAAAATAAAGTTCTTGATCTACTGTTTAGTTGGGTGATTTACCACAGAATTTCTGACTCTCAATTGTGTGAAAATACCAGCAACACAGTGGCCTCACAACCCTAAATTGTATTATGGGAGACGGGGAAAATATACACTGACAATTCTGTAGTTCTAAGTGcataacttttttaaaagcctttggtTAGTGGGTCTTAAAGAGGGCAGTCTTGAGACCTAGTCAAAAACAGATCTCAGGTTTGCTTACCCTACTGAAGATGTATGGGGAAAATTGTGTTTTAGCTACTTATCCTGCTTACATATTTATTTTCAAGTTTTAACATATTGTTATGTTAAACACAACTGGAATTTATCCATACTATATTGTATTTCAGCAACAAAAAATCATCATGTATAATCCATAACCTCTTagttttagtctcaaaggtgctacaagatctctctacatactgattctgcagactaacacagctgtatctttgaactcTTAGTTTTTAGGCAGGATGCTTAGGTTCTCAGACTCTTTAACAGAACATCTCCAGTTTGTTCTTAGGTTGATGGCTGTCACCCATAAGATCATAGAAgagtcttattttttaaaaaaagattcaatcAAGTTTGCTTTGGtccaaacacacttcagaaataacccagtttggaactgctttaactgccctggctcaatgttaaggaattctgggaactgtagtttttatgaggcatttagcctttgctgtcaaagtgctctggtgccacaataaactgcctttcccaggattccctagtactgagccagggcagttaaaacagtgccaaactggattatttctgtagtgtgttttggaccatagttataCAAACGAATAAGAAGTGTCACAGTACTTCTGTTCCTTTGGAGACTTGCCAGAGTCCTAGAATCTTGGAAAGATTATTGGACGTTTTTATTCAGGAGGCTGGCATAAGCTAAGGAAAAAGATGTGAGATGGAAAGAACATATATATCCTTATTTTTCAGGGAAGGTACTGTATAGTTTTATGAATGGTCACTAGACTTTTATAAATTATGACACTAGACTTGGCCTATACTATTTTCAGTGCTTTGTTTGGCTTGTTGATCTCCATGTAGTCTCTTCTTAATTTAAGGGATAATTCCAAATAATTTCAGTCTTTTTTGAGGACTTGTCACGTTCATCCTGTTGGAATAAGTTTTACAGTGGGCATCACCTCTTATGTTACATTGTCTAAATTAATTTCTTAATCATGGTACCCTTCAATGTACAGAGAAAATTCTTCACTTTCCTACCATAATCGCTTCACTGAGCATACTGTCTATGGGTTGCTGTGCCTGCACCCACAGAGAATAGAAATATTCATGTCTGTAAATCAGTTTGGAAATGTATCTTATTTGGAAGCTACAGCGAAGGGACCTGTTTAATAGCATTAATGAACAGTATGGGCATTGCCCAGTTCAAGTGCTGTTTCCATGCATGGAGATTTTTGTAGAGTCAAAGAATTTCCTCCCATATGTACTCTATTTACTTGGAACATAGATGGATTGTATCTAGCAATGATGCTAGCTGGCTCTTGTTTACTGTATTGGTTCTTTAGATAGTAGGTTTGAAAAAGCCTGCTTGATTTGCCTGTGTATCTGTCATGTAAATAGTTGGATGTTTGCCATTGTTCATCTCGCTCTAATATGTTCACTGTTAGATATCTTCCCAGCATGATTCTTGCACCTAGGGTAATattatttgaatgttggactgcaaaacCTTATACTTAATAGAGCTAAGTTATCTGTATTTGTTTGGCTATTACAATTTTTAACTAGTTTAGAGCTTTACAGTTTATTTTCTGATTCAGTATTCATGTGAAACAGAGATCTCCCCAGGCCTTCAAGAATTTCCCTATTTGGCCTGGAATGAACTTGAAAAAGCTTTTAGAGTAGAACACCAGTGAAACAAGTGAAATGAATGATTCAGGCAAGAGATGCTGAAACTTCAATTATATAAACAGTGGGAAAATCTGGAAAAAACAGCCTTTTTCTTGTTACAAAGGACAGATGACCATGAAGACATTACAGTTAAtccaaatacatatatttttattctttccctAATAAGATGCATTGAAGAGGGAGAAATAATCAAAACTGTGCTATTTCTTCCAATGTcctttatttggtttttgttttgttttgttttgtccagAGTGACACAGACTGTCAAAATTACAGGGAAAGCGCAGCTTGATTTCGCAAATGCTAGATTTTAAGAGGATGTTACATTATGTTACATTATTTAAACCTGGGTTATATTGTAAACTGTGTTCTggattgtgatttgtgagtgtaGTTGAATGGCTGGAACATTCATGGCAAGTAAGAGGTTTTACTTTCAGTTTGTGAGATGTTACATGTTCTAAAACCTGTAACTATAATGTTTAAAACTAACATCATAACATTTGGGTTttcaatttaaaatttgaaatgggATCAGTGGTACTTT from Sceloporus undulatus isolate JIND9_A2432 ecotype Alabama chromosome 6, SceUnd_v1.1, whole genome shotgun sequence carries:
- the AHR gene encoding aryl hydrocarbon receptor, which gives rise to MNPNVTYASRKRRKPVQKIVKPSPPEGAKSNPSKRHRDRLNAELDRLACLLPFPQDVIAKLDKLSVLRLSVSYLRAKSFFDVALKSSSSAKPDRNGIQDSSRVTKPKESIHLLEGELLLQALNGFVLVVTSDALIFYVSSTIQDYLGFQQSDIIHQSVFELIHTEDRPEFQRQLHWALNPVQSTDSGQIIPGDNGFSQTATYYNPDQLPPENSSFMERNFICRLRCLLDNSSGFLAMNFQGRLKFLHGQNKKGKDGAALSPQLALFAVATPLQPPSILEIRTKNFIFRTKHKLDFTPIGCDAKGRIVLGYTEAELCMRGTGYQFIHAADMLYCAEKHVRMIKTGESGMTVFRLLTKENRWAWVQANARLVYKNGRPDYIIATQRPLTDEEGAEHLRKRNMELPFMFATGEAVLYEVTFPQLGLMDSSQAKVKSGIGKGAASKTALRKESVDPSSLLGAMLQQDESVYLCPPASNKISFERNLFVDTRDELDNVMASDWQENILPVRNNSILKQEQTECPQENNLMLPEDSMGIFQDNKNNELYNIMKTLGVDFEDIKSFQQDEDFFKNELSGVDDIRDIDITDEILTYVQESLNKTDLLYSGCQQQQPMVQNLACLMQQQAEHQQLDHQQKQSVVEQHQHQQQLCQKMKCMQVNGMFTNWNSVSSMSLNPSQQQTQPYVFSSMQEITQEFPYKSEVNAATYACRQEFIPYKQPTSMVSQLSDFTQIDFPVGSFDRSTYSSSSGLEDFLNCLQQVPESQACGINSQQVIVTPQTCYAGAVSMYQCVSETQPNCTEQMQYNPVVSGQQALLSKFQNSINGGNLNDAYPPQLDVNTQPEPHLQPLHHPTESRSFSDLASSGFM